Proteins from a genomic interval of Crassostrea angulata isolate pt1a10 chromosome 7, ASM2561291v2, whole genome shotgun sequence:
- the LOC128191950 gene encoding uncharacterized protein LOC128191950 isoform X1 — translation MFKRSIHEMVVTAICATLLGLIIDVQLNSWMVKGQDPAEPCDLMPSSDKGPAYYRRLTPWGKWLEMPCPPKTVFVAKWCRCDYPEMEDILTEAHKESKTTTLEPTTKRPTTLPTTAPKTTVPKTTTPTSVKRTSTVPTTPTRTTTVKPTTAKTTTTVKTTTEKTTTKTPQTTTSAITKKTTTTVPTTKLSTTAASTSKTTALPSTTTPKTTTITTVAPTVTKQTTIEPTKPASTNLPLTSSAKEPSDANHHYSTVKPVIQDSTTLSEVLYPISTPVSPSTAGSNGPAVSDHGHDHGGHSLELSTKQTTAELSPSPTKGVAAVNTTLAPNTMTDSIIVTTHGANSGNHPHNEPTMHNHTETMTSTTMTPSTKNPTSETTRTHSTTESSSTATACEFQEIADDKISYMGFINADIGWIRFQCPHHQEFSLARCGCFNPQEETTPYASTISRTTVGIPQGCPYVKEGRKAFREFIDVLKTWVFSECGENYEFSQLKCGCVLEGTSPDGDAFDLVKTTVSPIVTSPALTSTEEVPPGCPYIAVSRSSFREFVPDIQSWVYSDCSPDHVFKQGACRCEPETIAINGCPFIAVDKSSFKEYIDVLGEWVTSDCPNSYMYSAKQCKCILQDCKHEAFGLASFRTYIEEIKDWVISDCPKNHIFMPSLCKCVSEAGGQTAVQITDHVVGPVVTSTSYPVSTESLSLVTTANCKAVATIGGYKRFIQEVGGWVTYDCPIHTEFNVQICSCQRAGCKYVPDQTGYKEFVDLLGTWIFYDCPIGTSFQTSSCKCDKESAKPPSTTPGPTQPDHHDGGHPGDSDKISTGCLKVQKNNGYMEFLATLGDWVYYDCPVHHAFSEDDCTCVLTGTQTGQDGKTTGCAFSSTGDGTYRQFVDEVSQWVSYDCPAGQVFDNGLCKCRGKDYHPSHDDQVTTVAPQQSTAAPSCSMKTSDMGQDYFLMFVEGHGEILYQCDFGFVFNQTQCGCVKEAPKPTTPKTTYITPGCPLMPSPLGEQYFRMQVGIMGLIDFACPVQQKYVYEKCMCSY, via the exons ATGTTCAAAAGAA GTATTCATGAAATGGTTGTGACAGCGATTTGTGCGACGTTATTGGGGCTAATCATTGACGTACAGC TAAACAGTTGGATGGTAAAGGGCCAAGATCCAGCAG AACCTTGCGACCTGATGCCATCCAGCGATAAAGGTCCGGCTTACTATCGTCGACTTACACCTTGGGGTAAATGGTTAGAAATGCCCTGTCCTCCCAAGACGGTGTTTGTTGCCAAATGGTGCAGATGTGATTACCCAGAGATGGAAG ACATCTTAACGGAAGCTCATAAGGAGTCAAAAACTACTACGTTAGAACCAACAACTAAAAGGCCAACAACTCTACCAACAACCGCACCTAAAACAACCGTgccaaaaacaacaacaccgACTTCAGTTAAACGGACATCGACTGTACCAACAACACCGACACGAACAACAACTGTAAAACCAACAACtgcaaaaacaacaacaactgtAAAAACAACAactgaaaaaacaacaacaaaaactccACAAACGACAACATCAGCGATAACTAAGAAGACCACAACAACTGTACCGACGACGAAATTGTCAACAACTGCAGCATCAACAAGCAAGACAACAGCTTTACCATCAACAACTACACCAAAAACCACAACCATAACAACAGTTGCGCCAACAGTAACGAAACAGACAACAATTGAGCCAACAAAACCCGCATCTACAAATCTACCATTAACGTCATCAGCCAAAGAACCATCGGATGCTAACCATCACTACTCCACGGTGAAGCCCGTGATACAAGACTCAACAACACTCTCAGAAGTTCTCTACCCGATATCCACTCCGGTGTCTCCGTCTACAGCGGGATCTAATGGTCCGGCTGTAAGTGATCATGGACATGATCATGGTGGTCATAGTTTGGAACTAAGTACTAAACAAACAACCGCAGAACTATCACCGTCTCCTACGAAAGGCGTTGCTGCGGTCAATACAACACTAGCTCCCAACACGATGACTGATTCAATTATTGTTACTACCCACGGGGCAAATTCTGGCAACCATCCCCATAATGAGCCAACAATGCATAACCACACGGAGACAATGACCTCAACAACGATGACGCCATCAACGAAGAATCCAACTAGTGAGACAACAAGAACACATTCTACAACGGAATCAAGCTCAACAG CAACCGCATGTGAATTTCAAGAAATAGCAGACGACAAAATTTCGTACATGGGATTCATCAACGCGGATATCGGATGGATTCGGTTCCAGTGCCCTCATCACCAGGAATTCAGTTTGGCGCGCTGCGGCTGCTTCAATCCACAAG aggagACAACACCATATGCATCAACGATTTCAAGAACAACAGTTGGGATTCCGCAAG GGTGCCCGTATGTGAAAGAGGGAAGGAAGGCCTTTCGGGAGTTTATTGACGTATTAAAAACATGGGTATTTTCCGAATGTGGAGAGAATTACGAGTTTAGTCAGCTGAAATGTGGGTGTGTTCTAGAAG GAACATCGCCAGATGGAGACGCCTTCGATCTTGTGAAAACTACAGTATCTCCCATCGTAACCTCACCTG CGCTGACTTCCACAGAAGAAGTACCACCTG GTTGCCCATACATTGCCGTAAGTAGATCCTCGTTCCGCGAGTTCGTGCCGGATATTCAGTCCTGGGTGTATTCGGATTGTTCTCCTGATCACGTGTTCAAACAAGGCGCATGTCGCTGTGAACCGGAAACTATAGCGATAAACG GATGTCCATTCATAGCAGTAGACAAGTCGTCTTTCAAAGAATATATCGATGTGCTGGGAGAATGGGTCACTTCAGACTGTCcaaatagctacatgtatagtGCTAAACAGTGCAAGTGTATTCTACAAG ATTGTAAGCACGAGGCGTTTGGTTTAGCATCGTTCAGAACTTACATAGAAGAAATAAAAGACTGGGTTATATCAGACTGTCCAAAGAATCACATTTTCATGCCCTCCTTGTGCAAATGCGTCAGTGAAG CGGGTGGTCAGACTGCAGTACAGATCACTGATCACGTGGTTGGTCCGGTAGTGACCAGTACATCGTACCCAGTATCCACAGAATCCTTGTCCCTGGTCACAACTGcaa ACTGCAAGGCTGTGGCCACCATTGGGGGATACAAGCGCTTCATCCAGGAGGTGGGCGGCTGGGTGACTTACGACTGTCCAATACATACGGAATTTAACGTCCAAATCTGCTCTTGTCAACGAGCCG GTTGTAAGTATGTACCCGACCAGACCGGATACAAGGAGTTCGTGGACCTGCTGGGGACCTGGATCTTCTACGATTGTCCCATAGGAACCTCCTTCCAGACCAGTAGTTGTAAATGTGACAAAGAAA GCGCCAAGCCACCATCTACAACCCCAGGACCAACGCAGCCTGATCACCATGATG GTGGGCATCCTGGAGATTCGGACAAGATTTCAACCG GCTGTCTAAAAGTCCAGAAAAACAATGGCTACATGGAATTTCTCGCTACTCTGGGTGACTGGGTTTACTACGACTGTCCTGTCCATCATGCCTTCAGTGAAGATGACTGCACATGCGTATTGACTG GAACACAGACCGGACAAGATGGAAAAACAACCG GCTGCGCATTCTCCTCCACGGGGGACGGAACATACCGACAGTTTGTGGACGAGGTCAGTCAGTGGGTCTCCTACGACTGCCCCGCCGGTCAGGTGTTCGACAACGGACTCTGTAAATGCAGGGGGAAAG ATTATCATCCATCACATGACGATCAAGTGACAACGGTAGCACCCCAACAGTCTA CAGCCGCGCCGTCCTGCTCCATGAAGACGTCAGACATGGGTCAGGACTACTTCCTGATGTTTGTAGAGGGTCACGGGGAGATTCTCTATCAGTGCGATTTCGGTTTCGTTTTTAACCAAACACAGTGTGGTTGTGTGAAAGAAG CTCCGAAACCTACGacacccaaaactacttatattACCCCAG GATGCCCGCTTATGCCTTCACCACTTGGTGAACAATATTTTAGGATGCAGGTTGGAATCATGGGGCTGATCGACTTTGCTTGTCCCGTTCAACAGAAATACGTGTATGAAAAGTGCATGTGTTCATACTGA